GTACAGAAGAAGAATTAGACAAAGAAATATTGTAAACATTTcatcaaatattaaataatgtcCTTTTATATAAAACGcgaaaaagtcaattttttaaacaatggcAAATGCTTTAAGAAGAACAAAATACAGGAACAGATTCAGTCAAAGCTATTGCAAAACACAACCCAAGTGATAACCTAACATTATCAGACACTTGGAACATATAAAAGAACATTCACGGGAGATTAATGAATAATGAGTTGAAGTGCAGATTGGAAAATGAGAAGATTTTCGACCAAGCTAAATTAAACTGCAGGAAAATTTTAAAGAGCATATCTAGAAATTGCAGAAAAGAGAAGCTTAGAAATTGCAGTAAAGAGAGAGTAAcggttgttttttcttttttcttattcatatGTTACCAGGTTGATTTTGACCCTACAACTACACCCTCCTTCCTGTACTTATAAGAAGAGGAGGCGACATTTTAGATATGGCTCTTTGGCAAGGGAAAGGTGGTTGTTCAGGAGTTATGGGTAATTTTGAGCACCCTTCATCTTGCTGATTTGAGGCAGTATTTTCAAACTCAATCAAGGTGAAGAAAAATGGCCTTAAACTTCCCTTAGAAAGTAGATCaagacttaaaaaattataatatgtgGAAAGGTCTGGATACACCCAACTTCTCTAAAAAATACCAATAACTAGTTCTAGTGGATATCTAATGCAtgtaaaataaaacagaaagCATTAACTACTGAATAAACACAAGGCAACATAACCCAACTATTGTTAGCATGCACAGTAACCACCTATCTCGAAGAACCAACAAATGATCACAGAACATGGTAAAAAAGTATACCACCCCTGTTAAGAAGCACATACCACAAACCCTTTCAGccaataaataacataaaatatatcCATAAAAGGCACAGATTTGAACCCTTCTTAAAAACAAGAACTTCAAATAATGTACTTACTGAAACCTCATCATAAGAGAATAAAATTGGCAAAACTTGAAGACACGGGGTAATAGTCAAAGAATCTGTAATTGGTGATGGAGAACTGGAGGTATATACAACAGTAATCAGAAAAGATGAACCTTCTTATAGAATTGCACCTATCAAGGAAATTATATAAAAGACAATGACAGAGCAAAAGAGAATATCAGttttacaaaaattgtatatCACACTAAATCtagcttgattttatttgaatGTCATTATGTCAATTGACTGGCCAAAATAATTATAGCTCTCCCCACCACAACTAATTCTTTATCTAACTAGTGAAGTCTGATTTGACAGCTATGAAGTACCAAACCCTGAGGACTTTCATAGTTATCACATGTCCTGCACACCCATTgttcagagtttttttttttggataagtaatgttgtatatattaaaaagcATATAGGGGCACAACactagtacacaagaagtatacaagagaacgcctaagtagaagaagaaaagagaacaaggaAATTAGAAAAGCTAATCACTAAATGAGCTAAACAAGCAGTTGTCaaagtaaaaagagaaaaaaagaaacatgacTTGAGCTCCTCCAAAGTTCTCTCTTGGTCTTCGAATATAGTAATTGTGTcattcaaaaaatgatgtgacttttaaaatcacaatttaatcaaaatccaataatgataaatcacaagctcaatggtgatttaagagccacatcattctttgagggacacaagagtgacttgtaacattactccttCGAACATTCTCTCATTTCTTACCTTCCACATGCACCATTTAAGACAAAGGGAGACGATTTTCCACACGACAAAACTCCGAGAATGACCACCCGTCCACCAACAGGCAAACAAATCCACCACACTATTAAGCATAACCCCAAACAACCTAAAACGACTGAAAATGGCATACCATTGTTCAGACTTTGAAGTAATGTTAAACCATTACCAGTGTACGTTAGCTATCCatgaggtaatttttttttttcttttttttgatgaatcgTGAGGTAATTATAGTAACACGTGTAATTCCAATTTGTAAATAACTCAAGAATCAGTCATGCTTGGAGAGAACACATCTCCAGCATGCATGAGGCCTCTACACTCAATGTTCTTCACATTCTAGATTTCCAGCAGTCATGACTAGAGTACTTATTCAAGTGACATTTTCAATATCATCTTCAATTGACTTGTTTTCATATATACTTGTTCCATTACATCATTCATGCATTAGAAAACTATATTAAAGGGCATGCCCAAATACACGTATTAGGAGGCAGACACTTTATAATAGTCACCAAACCCTCCTAGATGACATGCAGAAGAATTCAACTCCCAGATACACACCACCAGCAGCTCACACGCCACACCTTAAGAAGAGtgggaaataaaaattaataataataaaaagagacaAACAAGAGAATGAGTTTTGTTTTagtaaggaaaagaaaagaaaagtacaaaGAATGGGGGACTACCATTCAACCAGTCTGCTAGAAGTTGCATGCCAAGGTATCATGCCAACCAATGGCTCTCTACTAAAAATGTTATTAATCCTGGAGCTACTGAAGGAGCAAATGCATCTAAGGGTGGGCAGCAATGGCAATGAGAAACATCCATAAAAGCActcaagaaaatatttatagttGCTGACTGTATTCCacaatcttcttttttttgtaaactgCTCTAAAGATGTAAAAGGATTAAGGGAGATTGCATAGCAACACAGTGACAACTTCCACTTTACATGATATAAGTTTTCTTCAGAACAAAATGAACGATACAAATAAATTAGAATGAACCAGCTGCGTTCAAACTAATGACAGAAAACAATGCTCtaaacaaagtaaaatattatCAACGAATTAAAATCAAACACCTAGCTTCAATCGTACTAAAACTACTGAACAGAAGATTGGATCAATCAGTGATGGAGTGAGCATTGAAACTTACTTGGCCACAACTACTAAATAAGGCAGCAAGCCGCTCTTCAGTGACCTAAGTCAGTGAGAGAAATAGATTTATTGAAGTTATTACTCGAAAATCAGAACAAGAGAAAGACTTTATATTGATACATTTTATTGCTCTAAAATCAGAAGAAAGAAAGACTTTATATTTATACATTTGACCATTAAGATTATTAGAAATTCCCATAATTTTCACTTACATGCTGGTCGATATCAGAAACATAAACTGTTCGTCTAATACTATCCTCCCGCTGAGCTTTGAAAGCTCTCGCATTTGACCTTCTCCTCCCTTGGTTATAGTTGTTTCTTCTCTGGGAATTACAAACTTAAAGCTTCAGCGATATAATGAAGAAATATAACTCATACAAAGAGCGTAAAACTCCAATGCTTATTGCAAGAAACTTTTTCAGAAACTATTTctcaacatttttctttttctttccaacaATGAAGCTTTATCATCATCTAAAGGAAAGGGCGGTTGGGAAAACTACCTTCACTGAAATGTTCCAGCATCTCAACAAATATTCAGGATCATACCATGGACTGGTTAAAAATTCAATTGGCATCATGAACACTAGAAAATTACCTAATGCTGTACTCTACTTTACACAAACAATAAAGttgataaaagtaaaaattaaatttacaaacGGAAGGGACAGGAAAAAAAAGACTCCAACACAGCCATGACAAAGAAATTAATTTGTGgatgaaaaataagaagagagaATTACAGATCAAAAGCCAAAACCCTACTAAATACGAACACAAACAAGAACCAACATAAACTTCAGACTACAAATAGAAATGGAGAATTTCGTTTAACTCAAAAAATTGAACAAAGAGGAATTGGATATCATTCCAATGCTACTGGGATCCCCAATAAATAACAGTATCGATGCTAGAACCTTATCTACTACAGATAATTCTCGTACTCAATTCAAATCACACTAATCTACAGTAAAAattgggaaaacaaaaaatccaaagaaACCCCTTAATATACCAATTCAGTCACTCAACTGAATTCACATTACaccaataaataataaaatactagaGTCAATAAGCAAAAACCAACAAGAACTCATTTTGCTACAATCCAaacaaatgacaaaattaaGCAAACCCAATAATTCATACCGTaggataaaaattaaaagcaaaaagaacGATATAAATACAATGAGAGATCGAGTGAGGATGATCATTACCCTCCGATTGGTCGAAAAATTGTCGTTGCTGGAGGGCTTATTGGCGGTGGGAAAAAAGTTGGGCGACAATTGACCGTTGTTGTGATAGTGATTATTGCTCTGATGATGTGAGTAAGAGGAGGGAAAGAACTCCTTGGCCAAAGGATTCAACTTTTTGAACATATCGACAAGCTTCTGCACATTGAGCTCCGATTCCGATTTGGGTCTCGAATCCATGTTGTTGGCAGCCGCTGCCTCACCGGACACCTCAGCCACCGCAGCCATAGAATCACACACcccaaaatttggaaaaaataaataaataaaaaataaaaataaaaatccccaCAATGAAGTTTACAATTTCAGAGAAAAAATGGTtcctttttttggtgtcttgAATTGCTTTGGAGAGAAATTGAGAGGCTTTAAAAATTGAGGATTTGGGTGTGCGAGAATCTTGTTGGTTTTCGATTTTGTCAACGAGAAACGAATTGGAGGAGTATAAATGCAGAgtaaacaaggaaaaaaatacTCGGAAAGGAAAGAAATGTAGAGAGAAATATAGGGTTTTGGAGAAACAATCAACAGAAAAGAGGAATTGGGTTTTGCCTGATTCTCTCTCTacttttcgttttgtttttccaATCAGAGAGAGAGTATTAAAGTGAGTGCAGAGTAGAAGGCGTCAAAAATGGGAAGAGAAGGACAGCTAACGTAAAGATGACTTAAGAAATAGCTTTTGTTACTGTCTCTGTAGCATATGGATACATTTGATATGATTGGCAGTTTGTTGGGATTcccattttctttatttacttccttttcctttttcttatttaatttttttttattcttattttacaTTATAACGCCgcagttttatttatttttattcctttattagttttatatatatatatatatatattttgtattttgctttCTATAGTCCATCTCAcatatatgaatataaaaaagtatttctcttttttatattttggaaaGTTGGTAAGTTTACGTACTCTTTAaactattatttaattaataatattttcttaaatttttaattgcccCAATAATAAATCTGtactactaaaaattgtcaatatccccATAATTATCCCCATAATGATGAAAATAActttaatacaaaaaataaaaagctaaaaataaaaaaactttttccaacttataggagtatttttgtatttttgacaaaagtttatgattatttttgttttttcattgtCCTCGGAAAAGTcattggcaattttttttgggacaaagttttccttcaaataggattagagaaattttcttcaacttagtctataaaagtaacatgtgtcacatttttttaataacatgtgagatgcacataagtttttaataaagtttattccaactttgtccatactattaataaaacatgtatttctcacatgttcaaggaacacgtgttatttttatagattagattgaaggaaattcctccaacccaatttgaatgaaaactttgttcatttttttgataatttgtgaAGACATTAtcctaattgaaagtttaaatgagacattgtcaattgagttaTAGTTTGAGGAAGAGGTAcgtgaactctttttttttttttttttttttcctttttttaaaagataaatactcTTTGTTAGATCTATTGTAGATCTCTTCGGATACATCTCTtcaaatctctttttttttttttttttttaaatattactCAATATTTTTAAGTACAT
This genomic interval from Corylus avellana chromosome ca3, CavTom2PMs-1.0 contains the following:
- the LOC132175143 gene encoding polyadenylate-binding protein-interacting protein 9-like isoform X4 — encoded protein: MAAVAEVSGEAAAANNMDSRPKSESELNVQKLVDMFKKLNPLAKEFFPSSYSHHQSNNHYHNNGQLSPNFFPTANKPSSNDNFSTNRRRRNNYNQGRRRSNARAFKAQREDSIRRTVYVSDIDQHVTEERLAALFSSCGQVNDCRICGDPHSVLRFAFVEFSDEHGARAALNLGGTMLGYYPVRVLPSKTAILPVNPTFLPRSEDEREMCARTVYCTNIDKKVSQAEVKNFFESACGGYSLEAFG
- the LOC132175143 gene encoding polyadenylate-binding protein-interacting protein 9-like isoform X2: MAAVAEVSGEAAAANNMDSRPKSESELNVQKLVDMFKKLNPLAKEFFPSSYSHHQSNNHYHNNGQLSPNFFPTANKPSSNDNFSTNRRRRNNYNQGRRRSNARAFKAQREDSIRRTVYVSDIDQHVTEERLAALFSSCGQVNDCRICGDPHSVLRFAFVEFSDEHGARAALNLGGTMLGYYPVRVLPSKTAILPVNPTFLPRSEDEREMCARTVYCTNIDKKVSQAEVKNFFESACGGEVTRLRLLGDHVHSTRIAFVEFAIKGALA